From the genome of Nitrospirota bacterium, one region includes:
- a CDS encoding class I SAM-dependent methyltransferase — translation MSKRLERSGGGQWPKQVPVLTPEQSRIADDWMEYFFQVNKNRFSGVIDFGHKFVARNSRPGFVRTLEIGAGLGDQLAYEELDEKQMEQYVSVELRKSMAGVLQRRWPKAKTIIADCQERLPYPDGHFDRILAIHVLEHLPNLPAFLAEADRLLDRPYGQLLVVIPCEGGLGYSLGRRVTSQRMFEKRYNRSYRPFIEAEHVNSAREVLHELRGTFSVEKISWYPVQLPSIHLNLCVGLVLRPYAK, via the coding sequence ATGTCTAAGCGACTGGAGAGGAGCGGTGGGGGACAATGGCCAAAGCAGGTTCCGGTTCTCACGCCCGAGCAATCCAGGATCGCGGATGACTGGATGGAATATTTCTTTCAAGTTAACAAGAACAGATTTTCGGGGGTGATTGACTTCGGCCACAAGTTTGTCGCTCGGAATAGTCGCCCAGGTTTCGTGCGGACGCTGGAAATCGGAGCAGGTCTTGGGGATCAGCTTGCATATGAGGAATTGGATGAGAAGCAGATGGAGCAATATGTGTCCGTTGAGCTACGCAAGAGCATGGCTGGTGTGTTGCAGCGGCGATGGCCAAAAGCGAAGACGATCATTGCTGATTGCCAGGAGCGGCTTCCGTACCCTGATGGCCACTTCGACCGGATTCTGGCCATTCATGTTCTGGAGCACCTCCCGAACCTCCCTGCGTTTCTCGCTGAAGCTGATCGTCTTCTAGACAGACCTTACGGGCAGCTCCTCGTGGTGATTCCTTGCGAAGGTGGCTTGGGCTATTCACTTGGGAGGCGGGTCACCTCGCAGAGGATGTTCGAAAAACGATACAACCGGTCGTATAGACCCTTCATCGAGGCGGAGCATGTCAATAGCGCGCGCGAGGTTCTTCACGAGTTGCGTGGAACGTTTTCTGTTGAGAAAATCTCCTGGTACCCGGTCCAGTTGCCATCGATTCACCTCAATCTGTGCGTCGGCCTTGTTTTGAGACCATACGCAAAGTGA